The following proteins are encoded in a genomic region of Vibrio tasmaniensis:
- the galU gene encoding UTP--glucose-1-phosphate uridylyltransferase GalU — translation MIKKCLFPAAGYGTRFLPATKSMPKEMMPVVNKPLIEYGVEEAIEAGMDGMCIVTGRGKHSLMDHFDKNYELEHQISGTNKEDLLINIRETIEAANFTYIRQREMKGLGHAILTGRELVGDEPFAVVLADDLCVNEQQGVLAQMVALYKQFRCSIVAVQEVPEKETHKYGVISGDMIKDDLFRVDDMVEKPEPGTAPSNLAIIGRYILTPDIFELIEQTEPGKGGEIQITDALLKQAKAGCVLAYKFKGQRFDCGSVEGYIEATNYCFENLYKKDQKQIELGKHSTKKEA, via the coding sequence ATGATCAAAAAGTGCCTTTTCCCGGCAGCTGGCTACGGTACACGCTTCCTACCAGCAACGAAGTCAATGCCTAAAGAGATGATGCCTGTTGTGAACAAACCTCTGATTGAATACGGCGTTGAAGAAGCCATCGAAGCGGGTATGGATGGTATGTGCATTGTTACTGGCCGTGGTAAGCACTCATTGATGGATCACTTTGATAAGAACTACGAACTTGAACACCAAATTAGCGGTACCAATAAAGAAGATTTGCTGATTAACATCCGCGAGACCATTGAAGCGGCAAACTTCACTTACATTCGTCAACGTGAAATGAAAGGCCTAGGTCATGCGATCTTGACGGGGCGCGAGCTTGTGGGTGATGAACCATTCGCAGTTGTACTTGCCGATGACCTTTGTGTTAATGAGCAGCAAGGCGTACTGGCTCAGATGGTTGCGCTATACAAACAGTTTCGTTGTTCAATTGTTGCAGTACAAGAAGTTCCAGAAAAAGAGACTCACAAGTACGGCGTAATATCTGGTGATATGATCAAAGATGACCTGTTCCGTGTTGACGATATGGTTGAGAAGCCAGAACCAGGCACTGCACCAAGTAATTTAGCGATCATTGGCCGTTACATTCTGACTCCAGACATTTTTGAACTGATCGAACAGACAGAACCAGGTAAAGGCGGCGAGATCCAAATCACTGATGCTCTGCTAAAACAAGCAAAAGCAGGCTGTGTATTGGCTTACAAATTTAAAGGCCAACGTTTTGACTGCGGTAGCGTTGAAGGCTATATCGAAGCAACGAACTACTGCTTTGAAAACCTATACAAGAAAGACCAAAAGCAAATCGAATTAGGCAAGCACTCGACAAAGAAAGAAGCATAA
- the uvrA gene encoding excinuclease ABC subunit UvrA, which produces MDKIEIRGARTHNLKDINLTIPRDKLTVITGLSGSGKSSLAFDTLYAEGQRRYVESLSAYARQFLSLMEKPDVDHIEGLSPAISIEQKSTSHNPRSTVGTITEVYDYLRLLYARVGEPRCPAHNTPLAAQTISQMVDKVLELPAGSKMMLLAPIVKERKGEHVKTLENLAAQGFIRARIDGETCDLSDPPTLELHKKHTIEVVVDRFKVRPDLQQRLAESFETTLELSGGIAVVGWMDDKEQEEIVFSANFACPICGYSMQELEPRLFSFNNPAGACGTCDGLGVQQYFDPSRVILDENLSIAEGAIKGWDQKNYYYFQMLTSLSDHYGFDLYAPFNSLPKKTQEIILKGSGRTEVEFKYINDRGDIRVKRHPFEGILNTLERRYRDTESSAVREDLAKYISTKSCSSCDGTRLRLEARNVFIGDTTLPEIVQLSIADALEFFQNLSLSGQRGQIADKVMKEINDRLHFLVNVGLNYLNLSRSAETLSGGEAQRIRLASQIGAGLVGVMYVLDEPSIGLHQRDNERLLQTLVHLRDLGNTVLVVEHDEDAIRCADHVIDIGPGAGVHGGHVVAEGTMQDIIENPNSLTGQYLSGAKEIAVPKQRTPIDKKKVVEIVGATGNNLKNVTATIPVGLFSCITGVSGSGKSTLINDTFFKVAHTQLNGATTAVPAQHKKIKGLEHFDKVIDIDQSPIGRTPRSNPATYTGIFTPIRELFAGTQESRSRGYKPGRFSFNVRGGRCEACQGDGVIKVEMHFLPDVYVPCDVCKGKRYNRETLEVRYKGKTIDEVLEMTVEDAREYFNPVPVIARKLQTLMDVGLSYIRLGQAATTLSGGEAQRVKLARELSKRDTGKTLYILDEPTTGLHFHDIQQLLTVLHRLRDHGNTVVVIEHNLDVVKTADWILDLGPEGGQSGGEIVAEGTPEDVALVEGSHTARFLKPMLNLK; this is translated from the coding sequence ATGGATAAAATAGAAATTAGAGGCGCTCGTACGCATAACCTCAAAGACATTAACCTAACCATACCTCGAGATAAGCTGACGGTTATCACCGGTTTGTCAGGTTCAGGGAAGTCGTCACTTGCGTTTGATACCCTCTACGCAGAAGGTCAACGTCGTTATGTTGAATCTTTGTCGGCCTATGCTCGTCAATTTCTATCTCTCATGGAAAAACCCGATGTCGACCACATCGAGGGTTTATCTCCTGCCATCTCCATCGAACAAAAATCGACCTCTCACAATCCTCGTTCAACTGTTGGCACCATCACTGAAGTCTATGATTACTTAAGACTACTTTATGCTCGTGTCGGTGAACCACGATGTCCTGCTCACAACACTCCTCTTGCAGCACAAACTATCAGCCAAATGGTCGATAAAGTATTAGAACTTCCTGCTGGTTCAAAGATGATGTTGTTGGCACCGATCGTCAAAGAACGTAAAGGTGAGCATGTTAAAACGCTTGAGAATCTAGCTGCTCAAGGTTTTATCCGCGCTCGAATTGACGGAGAAACTTGTGACCTATCCGACCCACCAACATTGGAGCTGCACAAGAAGCACACCATCGAGGTGGTCGTTGATCGATTCAAGGTTCGTCCAGATCTTCAACAACGTTTGGCTGAATCATTCGAGACAACATTAGAACTATCTGGCGGCATCGCTGTTGTCGGTTGGATGGATGATAAAGAACAAGAAGAGATCGTGTTCTCTGCAAACTTCGCTTGTCCTATATGTGGTTACAGCATGCAGGAACTTGAGCCGCGCCTATTCTCATTTAACAACCCTGCTGGTGCATGTGGTACTTGTGATGGGCTTGGAGTTCAACAATATTTTGATCCAAGTCGAGTGATTTTAGATGAAAACCTAAGCATTGCAGAAGGTGCGATAAAAGGCTGGGATCAGAAAAACTATTACTATTTTCAGATGCTGACATCGCTATCAGACCATTATGGTTTTGACCTTTATGCGCCATTTAATTCTTTACCAAAGAAAACTCAAGAGATCATTCTTAAAGGCTCAGGGCGTACTGAAGTGGAATTCAAGTACATCAATGACCGGGGTGATATTCGAGTCAAACGTCACCCATTTGAAGGTATTTTAAATACGCTGGAACGCCGTTACCGCGATACTGAATCTAGCGCGGTGCGTGAAGATCTTGCCAAGTACATATCAACGAAGTCGTGTTCTAGCTGTGATGGCACTCGTTTAAGATTAGAAGCTCGAAATGTCTTCATTGGCGATACCACACTGCCAGAAATCGTTCAGCTCAGCATTGCTGATGCACTAGAGTTTTTCCAAAACTTATCGCTCAGCGGTCAGCGTGGTCAGATCGCTGATAAAGTAATGAAAGAGATCAATGATCGTCTGCATTTCTTGGTGAACGTTGGTTTGAATTACCTGAACCTATCACGCAGTGCAGAAACACTGTCTGGTGGTGAAGCGCAAAGGATTCGTCTCGCAAGTCAAATTGGTGCTGGTTTAGTGGGTGTTATGTATGTACTCGATGAACCATCAATTGGCCTCCACCAGCGCGATAATGAACGTCTACTGCAAACTTTGGTTCACCTAAGAGACTTAGGAAATACCGTTCTTGTCGTTGAACATGATGAAGACGCAATCCGTTGTGCTGACCATGTTATCGATATCGGTCCTGGAGCTGGTGTTCATGGCGGTCACGTGGTCGCCGAAGGCACCATGCAAGACATCATCGAAAACCCGAATTCTTTAACAGGGCAATACCTGAGTGGCGCTAAAGAAATTGCAGTGCCAAAACAAAGAACGCCTATCGACAAGAAAAAGGTCGTCGAGATCGTGGGCGCAACGGGGAACAACCTAAAGAATGTCACTGCGACGATCCCTGTAGGCTTGTTCAGCTGTATTACAGGTGTTTCGGGGTCAGGTAAATCTACACTAATCAATGACACCTTCTTTAAAGTCGCCCACACTCAATTAAACGGTGCAACCACTGCAGTTCCGGCGCAGCACAAAAAGATAAAAGGCTTAGAGCATTTCGACAAAGTGATCGATATTGACCAAAGCCCTATCGGTCGCACCCCTAGATCAAACCCAGCAACCTACACTGGGATTTTCACTCCTATCCGTGAGTTATTTGCGGGTACACAAGAGTCGCGATCTCGAGGCTATAAACCAGGGCGATTCAGTTTTAACGTTCGTGGTGGTCGCTGTGAAGCGTGTCAAGGTGATGGCGTAATCAAGGTAGAGATGCACTTTTTGCCCGATGTGTATGTGCCATGTGATGTGTGTAAAGGTAAACGCTATAACCGTGAAACTTTAGAAGTTCGCTACAAGGGTAAAACCATTGACGAAGTTCTAGAGATGACCGTAGAAGATGCTCGAGAATACTTCAACCCTGTTCCTGTAATCGCTCGTAAGCTGCAAACATTGATGGATGTTGGTCTTTCCTACATTCGCCTCGGACAAGCAGCGACAACTTTATCTGGTGGTGAAGCACAACGCGTTAAATTAGCGCGTGAATTGTCTAAACGAGACACGGGAAAAACCTTATACATTCTAGATGAACCAACTACTGGCCTTCATTTCCATGATATTCAACAGCTACTCACGGTTCTACACAGGCTGCGTGATCACGGTAATACAGTAGTGGTGATTGAACACAACCTAGATGTCGTCAAAACCGCAGATTGGATACTAGATTTAGGCCCTGAAGGTGGTCAAAGTGGTGGTGAGATTGTTGCAGAGGGTACACCTGAAGATGTGGCGTTAGTCGAAGGTTCACACACTGCTCGCTTCCTTAAGCCTATGTTAAATTTGAAGTAG